One stretch of Pseudomonas fluorescens Q2-87 DNA includes these proteins:
- a CDS encoding ATP-binding protein — MNSIFLRIYGGMCAALVLVAVLGVLALHLLNQTRSEQYRERLAHGTFSLMADNLRPMNDTERRRALLVWERLLGIPLALQTFAQTDLDLGQRTRVLRGQALVEQTGPHAAKVYRLVNDVEQLMLVGEVQQISEQLARATIYLLADELVRYPVAEQPKRLAQLEQEKGFGFALRLMTAEQADMDEDQRRRVSEGDTVMALGKGGDSIRVFAGMVGTPWVLEIGPLYQMNPYPPQWLVLIAALGLSLIGLIVYLLVRQLERRLRGLESAATQIAQGSLETRVPARGADSVGRLAAAFNGMAEHLQQLLAIQRELVRAVSHELRTPVARLRFGLEMIGSATTSQARDKYLAGMDHDIEDLDRLVDEMLTYARLEQGSPALNFQRVDLDALVNQVIDELGPLRAGVTVERGLCLSAADCDGAWVEAEPRFLHRALQNLVGNAMRHARSRVTVSYQVGQLRCRVDVEDDGPGVPEAAWERVFKPFLRLDDSRARASGGHGLGLSIVRRIIHWHDGRALIGKSKSLGGACFSLSWPRHQDRS; from the coding sequence GTGAACTCGATCTTCCTGCGTATATATGGCGGCATGTGTGCGGCGCTGGTGTTGGTGGCGGTCCTTGGCGTGCTGGCCCTGCACCTGCTCAACCAGACCCGCAGCGAGCAGTACCGCGAGCGCCTGGCCCACGGCACGTTTTCATTGATGGCCGACAATCTGCGACCAATGAACGACACCGAGCGGCGCCGGGCCCTGTTGGTCTGGGAGCGCCTGCTGGGTATTCCGCTGGCCTTGCAGACCTTCGCCCAGACCGATCTCGACCTCGGCCAGCGCACCCGCGTATTGCGCGGCCAGGCGTTGGTCGAGCAGACGGGGCCGCACGCGGCAAAAGTTTATCGGCTGGTCAACGATGTCGAGCAATTGATGCTGGTGGGGGAAGTCCAGCAGATCAGTGAACAACTGGCCCGGGCGACTATTTACCTGTTGGCCGACGAGCTGGTGCGCTATCCAGTAGCCGAGCAGCCCAAGCGGCTCGCGCAATTGGAGCAGGAGAAAGGCTTCGGCTTCGCGCTGCGGCTCATGACCGCCGAACAGGCGGACATGGACGAAGACCAGCGCCGTCGCGTGTCCGAGGGCGATACGGTGATGGCCTTGGGCAAAGGCGGCGACTCTATCCGGGTGTTCGCCGGCATGGTCGGCACACCGTGGGTGCTGGAGATCGGTCCGCTGTACCAGATGAACCCTTATCCGCCGCAATGGCTGGTGCTGATCGCAGCGCTGGGGCTGAGCCTGATCGGGCTGATCGTCTATCTGTTGGTGCGCCAACTGGAGCGGCGCTTGCGTGGCCTGGAGTCGGCCGCCACGCAAATCGCCCAGGGCAGCCTGGAAACCCGCGTGCCGGCCCGGGGTGCCGACTCGGTCGGGCGCCTGGCGGCAGCGTTCAACGGCATGGCCGAGCACCTTCAGCAACTGTTGGCGATCCAGCGTGAGCTGGTGCGGGCGGTGTCCCACGAATTGCGCACCCCGGTGGCGCGCCTGCGTTTCGGCCTGGAAATGATTGGCAGCGCCACCACGTCCCAGGCCCGCGACAAGTACCTGGCGGGCATGGATCACGATATCGAAGACCTGGATCGGCTGGTGGACGAGATGCTCACCTACGCGCGGCTGGAACAAGGGTCGCCGGCCCTGAACTTCCAGCGGGTGGACCTGGATGCGCTGGTCAATCAAGTGATCGATGAACTTGGGCCGTTGCGGGCCGGGGTCACGGTCGAGCGGGGCCTGTGCCTGTCGGCCGCCGACTGCGACGGTGCCTGGGTCGAGGCCGAGCCACGCTTCCTGCATCGTGCCCTGCAGAACCTGGTGGGCAATGCCATGCGCCACGCCCGTTCACGGGTGACCGTCAGCTACCAGGTGGGCCAGTTGCGCTGTCGGGTGGATGTGGAAGACGACGGGCCTGGCGTGCCGGAGGCGGCGTGGGAGCGGGTCTTCAAGCCTTTCCTGCGCCTGGATGACAGCCGCGCCCGGGCTTCCGGCGGCCACGGTCTGGGGCTTTCAATCGTGCGGCGAATCATTCACTGGCACGACGGCCGGGCGCTGATCGGCAAGAGCAAGAGCCTGGGCGGAGCCTGTTTCAGCTTGAGTTGGCCGAGGCATCAGGATCGGTCTTGA
- a CDS encoding response regulator: protein MEQEPWQILIVEDDQRLAELTREYLEGNGLRVAIEGNGGVAAARIIAEQPDLVILDLMLPGEDGLSICRKVRQQYDGPILMLTARTDDIDQIQGLDLGADDYVCKPVRPRLLLARIQALLRRSEPEPSVAQKQRRLQFGPLVVDDALREAWLQGNGIELTSAEFDLLWLLVSNAGRILSREEIFTALRGIGYDGQDRSIDVRISRIRPKIGDDPDHPRLIKTIRSKGYLFVPEACVDPAP from the coding sequence GTGGAACAAGAACCCTGGCAGATATTGATCGTCGAAGATGACCAGCGGCTGGCCGAACTGACCCGTGAATACCTTGAGGGCAACGGGCTGCGCGTCGCCATTGAAGGTAACGGTGGGGTGGCGGCGGCGCGGATCATTGCCGAGCAGCCGGACCTGGTGATCCTCGACCTGATGCTTCCCGGCGAGGACGGCCTGAGCATCTGCCGCAAAGTCCGCCAGCAATACGACGGGCCGATCCTGATGCTCACCGCCCGCACCGACGACATCGACCAGATCCAGGGCCTGGACCTGGGCGCCGACGACTACGTCTGCAAACCGGTTCGTCCGCGCTTGCTGTTGGCGCGTATCCAGGCCCTTTTGCGACGCAGCGAGCCGGAGCCGTCCGTGGCGCAAAAGCAGCGACGCCTGCAGTTCGGCCCGCTGGTGGTCGACGATGCCTTGCGCGAAGCCTGGTTGCAGGGCAACGGGATCGAGCTGACCAGTGCCGAGTTCGACCTGCTGTGGCTGCTGGTGTCCAATGCCGGGCGCATCCTGTCCCGGGAAGAAATCTTCACCGCCCTGCGCGGTATCGGCTATGACGGCCAGGATCGCTCCATCGATGTGCGCATCTCGCGCATCCGACCCAAGATCGGCGACGACCCGGACCACCCGCGGCTGATCAAGACCATCCGCAGCAAAGGCTATCTGTTCGTCCCTGAAGCTTGCGTAGACCCGGCGCCGTGA
- a CDS encoding 4'-phosphopantetheinyl transferase family protein translates to MNALPDLPACCSPLDDLWLLPEVLPGTVLLSTRFDSQLLTGKDFSNSAIEPPPSIQRSVAKRQAEFLAGRICARAALQRLDGQPCVPAIGEDRAPVWPAHVSGSITHSTGRAAAIVARKSDWYGLGMDLENLLDPERAERLAGEILTPPELLRMATLAREDRALLVTLTFSVKESLFKALYPIVGQRFYFEHAEVLEWTHDGQVRLRLLTDLSTEWRHGRELQAQFGVKDGQLLSLVSIKA, encoded by the coding sequence ATGAACGCACTCCCCGACCTGCCCGCCTGCTGCTCGCCCCTGGATGACCTCTGGCTGTTGCCTGAAGTCCTGCCCGGTACAGTGCTGCTGAGCACTCGCTTCGATTCGCAGTTGCTGACCGGCAAAGACTTTTCGAACAGTGCCATCGAGCCGCCGCCGAGCATCCAGCGTTCGGTGGCCAAGCGTCAGGCAGAGTTCCTGGCCGGTCGGATCTGCGCCCGGGCGGCCTTGCAACGGCTTGACGGCCAGCCCTGCGTTCCGGCCATCGGCGAAGACCGCGCGCCGGTGTGGCCGGCCCATGTCAGCGGCTCCATCACCCACAGCACCGGCCGTGCGGCGGCCATCGTCGCCCGAAAAAGTGACTGGTACGGACTGGGCATGGACCTGGAAAACCTGCTCGATCCCGAGCGCGCCGAACGCCTGGCCGGTGAAATCCTCACCCCGCCAGAACTGCTGCGCATGGCAACGCTTGCCCGTGAAGACCGGGCCCTGTTGGTGACGCTGACCTTTTCGGTAAAGGAAAGCTTGTTCAAGGCGCTGTACCCCATCGTTGGGCAGCGCTTTTATTTCGAGCATGCCGAGGTGCTGGAATGGACACATGACGGGCAGGTGCGGCTGCGGTTGCTGACAGACCTGTCGACCGAATGGCGCCATGGCCGTGAATTACAGGCGCAGTTTGGGGTCAAGGATGGGCAATTGTTGAGCCTGGTAAGTATCAAGGCCTGA
- a CDS encoding ribonucleoside-diphosphate reductase subunit alpha yields MHTDTTRENPQGTAPLANDSSPDLSATAPGQLRVIKRNGTVVPYTDDKITVAITKAFLAVEGGTAAASSRIHDTVARLTEQVTATFKRRMPSGGTIHIEEIQDQVELALMRAGEQKVARDYVIYRDSRAKERATRTPADAPVQAHPSIRIARADGSLAPLDMGRLNTIVTEACEGLEEVDGDLIQRETLKNLYDGVALKDVNTALVMTARTLVEREPNYSFVTARLLMDTLRAEGLSFLEVAESATHHEMVDLYAKALPAYVAKGIEFELLNPVLAEFDLEKLGKAINHERDQQFTYLGLQTLYDRYFIHKDGIRFELPQIFFMRVAMGLAIEEKQREDRAIEFYNLLSSFDYMASTPTLFNAGTLRPQLSSCYLTTVPDDLSGIYGAIHDNAMLSKFAGGLGNDWTPVRALGSYIKGTNGKSQGVVPFLKVVNDTAVAVNQGGKRKGAVCAYLETWHMDIEEFIELRKNTGDDRRRTHDMNTANWIPDLFMKRVFDDGKWTLFSPSEVPDLHDLTGKAFEERYEYYEALTEYNKIKLFKVVQAKDLWRKMLSMLFETGHPWLTFKDPCNLRSPQQHVGVVHSSNLCTEITLNTNKDEIAVCNLGSINLPNHITDGKLDTAKLQRTVNTAVRMLDNVIDINYYSVPQAKNSNFKHRPVGLGIMGFQDALYLQHIPYGSDAAVEFADKSMEAVSYYAIQASCDLADERGAYETFQGSLWSKGVLPLDSQQILIAQRGQKYIDVDLNESLDWAPVRARVQKGIRNSNIMAIAPTATIANITGVSQSIEPTYQNLYVKSNLSGEFTVINPYLVRDLKARGLWDSVMINDLKYYDGSVQQIERIPQELKELYATAFEVDTKWIVDAASRRQKWIDQAQSLNLYIAGASGKKLDVTYRMAWYRGLKTTYYLRALAATSTEKSTINTGKLNAVSSGGNHGDDSVLAAPAGPAPVPKACAIDEPDCEACQ; encoded by the coding sequence ATGCACACCGACACAACTCGCGAGAACCCGCAGGGCACCGCGCCGCTGGCCAACGATTCGAGCCCGGATCTGTCCGCCACCGCGCCGGGCCAATTGCGTGTGATCAAGCGTAACGGCACTGTCGTTCCCTACACCGATGACAAGATCACCGTCGCCATCACCAAAGCGTTCCTCGCAGTTGAAGGTGGCACCGCTGCCGCCTCGTCGCGAATCCATGACACCGTGGCCCGCCTGACCGAACAAGTCACCGCGACCTTCAAGCGTCGCATGCCCTCGGGCGGCACCATCCACATCGAAGAAATCCAGGATCAGGTCGAACTGGCCCTGATGCGCGCCGGCGAGCAGAAAGTGGCTCGCGACTACGTGATCTACCGTGACTCCCGCGCCAAGGAACGTGCCACGCGCACCCCGGCCGACGCACCGGTCCAGGCCCACCCTTCGATCCGCATCGCTCGCGCCGACGGCAGCCTGGCGCCGCTGGACATGGGCCGCTTGAACACCATCGTCACCGAAGCCTGCGAAGGCCTGGAAGAAGTCGACGGCGACCTGATCCAGCGCGAAACCCTGAAGAACCTCTACGACGGCGTCGCCCTCAAGGACGTCAACACCGCCCTGGTGATGACCGCGCGGACCCTGGTCGAGCGTGAGCCGAACTACTCCTTCGTGACCGCCCGCTTGCTGATGGACACCCTGCGTGCCGAAGGCCTGAGCTTCCTGGAAGTCGCCGAGAGCGCGACCCACCACGAAATGGTCGACCTGTACGCCAAGGCGCTGCCGGCCTACGTCGCCAAGGGTATCGAGTTCGAATTGCTGAACCCGGTCCTGGCCGAATTCGACCTGGAAAAACTCGGCAAGGCGATCAACCACGAGCGCGACCAGCAGTTCACTTACCTGGGCCTGCAAACCCTGTACGACCGTTACTTCATCCACAAGGACGGTATCCGCTTCGAACTGCCGCAGATCTTCTTCATGCGCGTGGCCATGGGCCTGGCAATCGAAGAGAAGCAGCGCGAAGACCGTGCGATCGAGTTCTACAACCTGTTGTCGTCCTTCGACTACATGGCGTCGACCCCGACCCTGTTCAACGCCGGCACCCTGCGTCCACAGCTTTCCAGCTGCTACCTGACCACCGTTCCGGACGACCTGTCGGGCATCTATGGCGCCATCCACGACAACGCCATGCTGTCGAAATTTGCCGGCGGCCTGGGTAACGACTGGACACCGGTTCGCGCATTGGGCTCGTACATCAAGGGCACCAACGGCAAATCCCAGGGCGTCGTGCCGTTCCTCAAAGTGGTCAACGACACCGCCGTAGCGGTCAACCAGGGCGGCAAGCGCAAGGGCGCGGTCTGTGCCTACCTGGAAACCTGGCACATGGACATCGAAGAGTTCATCGAGCTGCGCAAGAACACCGGTGATGACCGTCGTCGTACCCACGACATGAACACCGCCAACTGGATCCCTGACCTGTTCATGAAGCGCGTCTTCGATGACGGCAAGTGGACCCTGTTCTCGCCATCGGAAGTGCCGGACCTGCACGACCTGACCGGCAAGGCCTTCGAAGAGCGCTACGAGTACTACGAAGCCCTGACCGAGTACAACAAGATCAAGCTGTTCAAAGTCGTCCAGGCCAAAGACCTGTGGCGCAAGATGCTGTCGATGCTGTTCGAGACCGGCCACCCATGGCTGACCTTCAAGGATCCGTGCAACCTGCGCAGCCCGCAGCAGCACGTGGGCGTGGTCCACAGTTCGAACCTGTGCACCGAGATCACCTTGAACACCAACAAGGACGAGATCGCTGTTTGCAACCTGGGCTCGATCAACCTGCCGAACCACATCACCGACGGCAAGCTGGACACCGCCAAGCTGCAACGCACCGTGAACACCGCCGTGCGCATGCTCGACAACGTGATCGACATCAACTACTACTCGGTGCCACAGGCGAAGAACTCCAACTTCAAGCACCGTCCGGTCGGCCTGGGCATCATGGGCTTCCAGGACGCGCTGTACCTGCAGCACATCCCGTACGGTTCCGATGCCGCGGTCGAGTTCGCCGACAAGTCCATGGAAGCGGTCAGCTACTACGCGATCCAGGCTTCCTGCGACCTGGCCGACGAGCGCGGCGCCTACGAGACGTTCCAGGGTTCGCTGTGGTCCAAAGGCGTGCTGCCGCTGGATTCGCAACAGATCCTGATCGCCCAGCGCGGCCAAAAGTACATCGACGTTGACCTGAACGAATCCCTGGACTGGGCACCGGTTCGCGCCCGTGTGCAGAAAGGCATCCGTAACTCCAACATCATGGCCATCGCACCGACCGCCACCATCGCCAACATCACTGGCGTGTCGCAGTCGATCGAACCGACCTACCAGAACCTGTATGTGAAATCGAACCTGTCGGGCGAATTCACCGTGATCAACCCGTACCTGGTTCGCGACCTCAAGGCTCGCGGCCTGTGGGACTCGGTCATGATCAACGACCTGAAATACTACGACGGTTCGGTGCAGCAGATCGAGCGCATCCCGCAAGAGCTCAAAGAGCTTTATGCCACCGCGTTCGAAGTGGACACCAAGTGGATCGTCGACGCCGCCAGCCGTCGCCAGAAGTGGATCGACCAGGCTCAGTCGCTGAACCTGTACATCGCCGGCGCCTCGGGCAAGAAGCTGGACGTGACCTACCGCATGGCCTGGTACCGTGGCCTGAAAACCACCTACTACCTCCGTGCCCTGGCCGCCACCAGCACCGAGAAGTCGACCATCAACACCGGCAAGCTGAACGCTGTTTCCAGCGGCGGTAACCACGGTGACGACTCGGTCCTGGCCGCTCCAGCAGGACCTGCGCCAGTGCCAAAGGCCTGCGCAATCGACGAGCCGGATTGCGAAGCTTGCCAATAA
- a CDS encoding dienelactone hydrolase family protein: MRRLLAVVLLALSGASHAAIQTQEIPYTSADGTKLIGYYAYDDAVKGPRPGVVVVHEWWGLNDYAKRRARDLAGLGYSALAIDMYGDGKNTEHPKDAMAFMQAALKDGKAASARFQAGLDLLTKQPQTDPDKLAAIGYCFGGKVVLDAARQGVPLAGVVSFHGALVTNTPATPGSVKAKILVEHGALDSMVTEDNVTAFKGEMDKAGADYKFVSLEGAKHGFSNPDADRLSHGEHGGPDIGYNKQADEKSWADMKAFFKKIFG; encoded by the coding sequence ATGCGCAGGTTGCTTGCTGTAGTACTTCTGGCGTTAAGCGGCGCGAGCCACGCCGCCATCCAGACCCAGGAGATCCCCTACACCAGTGCCGACGGCACCAAGCTGATCGGTTACTACGCCTACGACGATGCCGTCAAAGGGCCGCGCCCGGGCGTGGTAGTGGTGCATGAGTGGTGGGGCCTGAACGATTACGCCAAGCGCCGCGCCCGTGACCTCGCCGGCCTCGGCTACAGCGCCCTGGCCATCGACATGTACGGCGACGGCAAGAACACCGAGCACCCCAAGGACGCCATGGCATTCATGCAGGCAGCGCTCAAGGACGGCAAGGCGGCCAGCGCGCGCTTCCAGGCCGGGCTCGACCTGTTGACGAAACAACCCCAGACCGATCCGGACAAACTGGCGGCCATCGGTTACTGCTTCGGCGGCAAAGTGGTACTGGACGCCGCGCGCCAGGGTGTTCCGCTGGCCGGTGTGGTGAGTTTCCACGGTGCGCTGGTGACCAATACCCCGGCCACGCCCGGCAGCGTCAAGGCCAAAATCCTGGTGGAGCATGGCGCGCTGGACAGCATGGTCACCGAAGACAACGTCACCGCCTTCAAGGGCGAGATGGACAAGGCCGGGGCCGACTATAAATTCGTCAGCCTCGAAGGCGCCAAGCACGGCTTCAGCAACCCGGACGCCGACCGCCTGAGCCACGGTGAACATGGCGGGCCGGACATTGGCTACAACAAGCAAGCCGATGAAAAATCCTGGGCGGACATGAAGGCGTTTTTCAAGAAAATCTTCGGCTAA
- a CDS encoding outer membrane beta-barrel protein, translated as MTHMKKLLLAFTVLGASAMAHADDNFASLTLGQTSDKVKKSNALNDNLNHPNADGIIGKDSTYGVRLGKQNDQGRYYATYDNVSGTHNGIKLRQENLLGSYDVFYPVTSSTKLFGGGTAGVTKLTQDSPGFSRDSDIGYAVGLQGGVLQQISQNTSVELGYRYLRSNASTEMSPHGGDKVGSLDLTSSAQTYLSANYTF; from the coding sequence ATGACGCACATGAAAAAACTGCTGCTGGCCTTTACCGTACTGGGCGCCAGCGCCATGGCCCACGCCGATGACAATTTCGCCAGCCTGACCCTTGGCCAGACCAGCGACAAGGTCAAGAAATCCAATGCCCTGAACGACAATCTGAACCACCCGAACGCCGATGGCATCATTGGCAAGGACTCCACCTATGGCGTTCGCCTGGGCAAGCAAAACGACCAGGGCCGCTACTACGCGACCTACGACAACGTCTCGGGGACTCATAACGGCATCAAGCTGCGGCAGGAAAACCTGCTGGGCAGCTACGATGTGTTTTATCCGGTCACCAGCAGCACCAAACTGTTCGGCGGTGGCACGGCGGGCGTGACCAAACTGACCCAGGATTCGCCGGGCTTCAGCCGCGACAGCGACATTGGTTACGCAGTGGGCTTACAAGGGGGCGTGTTGCAGCAAATTTCGCAAAACACCTCGGTGGAACTGGGGTACCGTTACCTGCGCAGCAACGCCAGCACCGAGATGAGCCCCCATGGCGGCGACAAGGTCGGTTCGCTGGACCTGACCAGCAGCGCCCAGACTTACCTGTCCGCCAACTACACGTTCTAA
- a CDS encoding beta strand repeat-containing protein, whose product MAVINGTSGTDTLVGTTSADQLYGLEGNDSLSGGDGNDWLEGGAGSDTLNGGTGTDTASYANSTAGVTVNLTTGTGLGGDAQGDTLTSMEAVVGSSFNDTLISQTNGHSLQGGGGDDVYVVNGIGVTVYEAAGWGNDEVRTTLADLTLAANVERLTFTGTGNFIGRGNASDNIITGGAGNDTLIGGAGADQLIGGAGVDTASYEDSGNVTLNLKTGVHTGAALGDTFDGIETFRGSASLDTFYASAAADNLDGYSGNDTLTYSQSEQGVNITMTSATAGTGVGGDAQGDTFTSFETIRGSNFGDVFTTTAGTTEFYGDGGNDVYVINGTASQFVREFAGGGDDEVRTNQANVTLATEVERLTFTGTGNFIGRGNASDNIITGGAGNDTLIGGAGADQLIGGAGVDTASYEDSGNVTLNLKTGVHTGAALGDTFDGIETFRGSASLDTFYASAAADNLDGYSGNDTLTYSQSEQGVNITMTSATAGTGVGGDAQGDTFTSFETIRGSNFGDVFTTTAGTTEFYGDGGNDVYVINGTASQFVREFAGGGDDEVRTNQANVTLATEVERLTFTGTGNFIGRGNASDNIITSGAGNDLLFGGAGADQFIGGEGTDTVSYADSTAGLTINTQTGIHTGIATGDTYSSIEAITGSNFSDVFVGDAGANIFNGGTGLDLLSFANESSGITLDLSAPLVTGVAAGDSYTSIEIFQGTAQADAFTGSTGAAENFIGGAGADTLNGLGRGDGAWYLTSSDAVQVDLLTGTASGGDAQGDVLANIDNLIGSQFNDTLTGNAYSNKLEGGAGSDLLYGGDGDDFIYGGTVTDISTLALTPSTGAQADTLYGGNGNDTMQSSGNDVGSTLYGEAGSDTLTVSSGIAYGGDGNDILTGAGYAYELHGGAGFDIFNMNASGDAYGGEGGDAYIVNSKSMVAIEDTGTTGVDTVRLNNIQSVNDVQVIKTDAGAYIFNAADYQSGNLDSGVFLKDWYAGSNTIETFFTNNGDSFTLPV is encoded by the coding sequence ATGGCAGTGATTAATGGGACATCGGGTACGGACACTTTGGTTGGTACTACGAGTGCGGATCAGCTATATGGGTTGGAAGGAAACGACTCGCTGAGCGGCGGGGACGGCAACGATTGGCTGGAGGGCGGTGCAGGTTCGGACACTCTCAATGGCGGGACAGGGACTGACACAGCGTCCTACGCCAATTCGACCGCTGGGGTGACAGTCAATCTGACCACAGGGACTGGACTGGGTGGGGATGCGCAGGGCGATACGTTGACAAGCATGGAAGCCGTAGTGGGCTCGTCTTTCAACGACACGCTGATCTCCCAGACCAATGGACATTCCCTACAGGGAGGGGGCGGTGATGACGTCTATGTCGTCAACGGGATCGGCGTAACAGTCTACGAGGCAGCTGGTTGGGGGAACGATGAGGTTCGGACAACACTTGCGGACCTGACGCTCGCGGCTAACGTTGAGCGCCTGACCTTTACCGGCACGGGTAATTTTATCGGTCGCGGCAATGCCTCGGACAACATCATTACCGGCGGCGCGGGTAACGATACCCTGATCGGTGGTGCAGGCGCGGACCAGTTGATTGGTGGTGCCGGTGTGGACACCGCCAGTTACGAAGACTCTGGCAATGTGACCCTGAACCTGAAAACCGGAGTACATACCGGAGCTGCGCTGGGTGACACTTTCGACGGTATCGAAACCTTCCGGGGCTCGGCCTCACTCGATACTTTCTACGCCAGTGCTGCCGCTGATAATTTGGATGGCTACTCCGGTAACGACACGCTGACTTACTCGCAGTCCGAACAGGGCGTCAACATCACGATGACTTCCGCCACGGCGGGGACAGGTGTGGGTGGTGATGCGCAGGGCGATACATTCACCAGCTTCGAGACCATCAGGGGCTCGAACTTTGGCGATGTATTTACCACCACAGCGGGTACTACCGAGTTTTATGGTGATGGCGGTAATGACGTTTACGTCATCAACGGCACTGCCAGCCAGTTCGTGCGAGAGTTTGCTGGCGGTGGTGATGATGAGGTACGCACCAATCAGGCCAATGTGACCCTGGCGACAGAGGTAGAGCGCCTGACCTTTACCGGCACGGGTAATTTTATCGGTCGCGGCAATGCCTCGGACAACATCATTACCGGCGGCGCGGGTAACGATACCCTGATCGGTGGTGCAGGCGCGGACCAGTTGATTGGTGGTGCCGGTGTAGACACCGCCAGTTACGAAGACTCTGGCAATGTGACCCTGAACCTGAAAACTGGAGTACATACCGGAGCTGCGCTGGGTGACACTTTCGACGGTATCGAAACCTTCCGGGGCTCGGCCTCACTCGATACTTTCTACGCCAGTGCTGCCGCTGATAATTTGGATGGCTACTCCGGTAACGACACGCTGACTTACTCGCAGTCCGAACAGGGCGTCAACATCACGATGACTTCCGCCACGGCGGGGACAGGTGTGGGTGGTGATGCGCAGGGCGATACATTCACCAGCTTCGAGACCATCAGGGGCTCGAACTTTGGCGATGTATTTACCACCACAGCGGGTACTACCGAGTTTTATGGTGATGGCGGTAATGACGTTTACGTCATCAACGGCACTGCCAGCCAGTTCGTGCGAGAGTTTGCTGGCGGTGGTGATGATGAGGTACGCACCAATCAGGCCAATGTGACCCTGGCGACAGAGGTGGAGCGCCTGACCTTTACCGGCACGGGTAATTTTATCGGTCGCGGCAATGCTTCGGACAACATCATCACCAGTGGCGCCGGCAACGACCTTCTGTTCGGTGGGGCCGGGGCCGACCAGTTCATCGGTGGTGAGGGAACCGATACCGTCAGCTACGCTGACAGCACTGCGGGTTTGACCATCAACACCCAAACGGGCATCCACACGGGCATCGCCACAGGGGATACCTACAGCAGCATTGAAGCCATTACCGGCTCCAACTTCAGTGATGTCTTTGTGGGTGACGCAGGCGCCAACATCTTCAACGGCGGCACTGGCCTGGACTTGTTGAGCTTCGCCAATGAGAGCTCAGGTATCACGCTGGACCTGAGTGCGCCTCTGGTGACAGGTGTCGCTGCGGGCGATAGCTACACCTCCATCGAGATTTTCCAAGGAACTGCCCAGGCTGATGCTTTCACCGGAAGTACAGGTGCTGCGGAAAACTTCATTGGTGGTGCAGGCGCTGATACGCTCAATGGCTTGGGCCGCGGCGACGGCGCCTGGTATCTGACCAGTAGCGATGCCGTGCAGGTCGACCTGCTGACGGGAACCGCGTCGGGTGGTGATGCGCAAGGCGACGTGCTGGCCAATATCGATAATCTGATCGGCTCGCAATTCAACGACACACTGACGGGCAATGCCTACTCCAACAAACTGGAAGGCGGAGCGGGTAGCGACTTGCTTTATGGCGGTGATGGCGATGACTTTATCTATGGCGGTACCGTCACGGATATCAGCACCCTTGCGCTGACGCCTTCCACTGGTGCCCAGGCCGATACGCTGTATGGCGGCAATGGCAATGACACCATGCAGAGTAGTGGCAACGACGTTGGCAGCACGCTTTACGGCGAGGCCGGCAGTGATACGTTGACGGTCTCCTCCGGTATTGCCTATGGCGGCGATGGCAACGATATCCTGACGGGAGCCGGCTACGCCTATGAACTTCATGGGGGCGCGGGTTTTGATATTTTCAATATGAATGCGTCTGGCGATGCCTATGGTGGGGAGGGTGGGGATGCCTACATCGTCAACTCAAAAAGCATGGTCGCCATTGAAGACACCGGGACGACGGGTGTGGACACTGTCAGGCTGAACAACATTCAGAGCGTCAACGACGTGCAGGTGATCAAGACCGATGCAGGCGCCTACATCTTCAACGCTGCCGATTACCAGAGCGGTAACCTGGACTCCGGTGTTTTCCTGAAAGACTGGTACGCAGGAAGCAATACCATCGAGACGTTCTTTACCAACAATGGCGACTCTTTCACTCTTCCGGTCTAA